GGCATCGGGGACTGGGTCGTCTGGCGGCAATCGGCCTCGACCCGCAGCTGGGTCTGGCCCGTCGCGGGGGCAGCGTCGTCGGCCTGGACGTGTACGGCACCGCTCCAACGGAGCTTCCCACCCGCGAAGGGAGCGTCGAATTCTTCGACGCTGCGCCAGCGTCGCTCTCCGTCGGTGAACTGGATCGGTCCGCGCTGGTAGTGGCTGCCCTTGCTGGTGACGTGGAGGGTCGGTTCGCGGCGGTCCGGACCCTGTCGCGCGCTCAGCGTCCAGACGTCGCGAACGCTCGGCCCGGCGAACGTCTCGCAGCGGGTGATCGTGAGCTCGAAGCGCTCGCCGTCGACCTCGACGACCGCGGTGCCCTTTGGACCGTGTTCCGCGAGGAACGCGGAGCGGGCGCGGTCGGCTTCGGCCTGGCGGTTCTGATTCTCCTGGCGCGCCGCGCCCCCCAGCATCTGCTCGAGCTGTTGCGCTTGCTTCGGATCCATCCCCTGCGCCTTCAGCATCTCCATCGCGCGCTTCAGCTCTTCCGCCTGCTCGGCAGAGAGACCGTCGCTGCCCGACTGGGCCGCGCTCGGGAGCGGGGCAAGAATCAGAAACACGCTGAGCAGAGCAATCGCCACAGGGGTACGCATCGAGGTCTCCTTCGGTGGGCCCGTCCGTGAGCCCGGACGTCAGGAAACCCCATCGCAGGTCGAACCCCTGTGTTGCAGTTCACAGCGGTTTCTGCAGCGGCGCGCAACCGCGCGGGGAGGATCAGCCGATCGAGTTCGCGTAGTGGTCGAGGATCGGCAGGATCTTGTCGCGGGGCGCGGGCGGTAGGCCGAGCACCACCCGGTTCGCGCCCGCATCCTGGTAGCGGCTCCAGTCGTCGACCGCCGCGCCGTAGATCGAGACCTCGCCCGGCCCGCGGCCGGCTTCCTCGGCGAGCTTCCGGTACTCGGGGATCTGGGTGACGAGTTCGTCGTCGCGACCGCCGATCGGGATCCAGCCATTGCCATAGCGGGCGGCGCGCTTCGCGCCGCCGGGGAAGGCGCCACCGACGTGGATCGGCGGGTGCGGCTTCTGCACCGGCTTCGGCCACATGAAGATCGGATCGAAGTCGACGCGCTTCCCGTGATACTCGGCCTCTTCCCCGGTCCAGATCGCCTGCATGGCTTCGATGCGCTCGCGCATCAGGCCGAAGCGCCCCTCGAAGGGCGTGCCGTGGTTGTTCATCTCTTCTTCGTTCCAGCCGGCGCCGATGCCGAACAGGAAGCGTCCCTGGGAGATGACGTCGAGCGAGGCCACCTCTTTCGCGGTGTGGATCGGGTCGCGCTGGATGACCAGGCAGATGCCCGTGGCGAGCTTGATGCGTTGGGTCACGGCCGCTGCGGCAGAGAGCGCCACGAAGGGGTCGAGCGAGTCGTAGTACATCTTCGGCAGCTCGGCGCCGCCGGGCCACGGCGACTTCCGCGACGTCGGAATGTGGGAGTGCTCGGCCACCCACAGCGACTCGAGCCCGCGGTTCTCGGCCTCGAGGGCGAGCTCCGGGAGCGGGATGGCGTAGTCGGTCGGGAAGATCATGATGCCGGTGTGCATCGGGGCCTCCGTGGCGGTTTGGCGGCGCGCGGTTCGGCGCTCATCCTAGACCGCGGTGGCAGGCTTTGGGTAGCCGCGACTACCGTCGCCAGCGAGGAGGCCACGAAGAATCGACATGGCGGCGCGAGACCCGGTGATCGTGGGCGTTGGACTCTCCGACTATCCGAAGGCGCCCGACCTCTCCGCCGTGGGCCATCACGCCCAGGCGCTACAGCGCGCGCTCGCCGACTGTGGCCTGGAGAAGTCGGCGATCGACGGCTTCCTCTCGACGGGTGGCATGGCGCCCGGGGACGATCCCGTCACCCTCGCCGAGACGCTCGGCATCGAGCACCGCTTCATCGACGGGACGATGGTCGGCGGATCCTCCTTCGAGTTCCACGTGCAGCACGCGGTCGCTGCGCTGCGCGCCGGGCTGTGTGAGACCGCCGCCATCACCTACGGGTCCGACTACCTCTCGCGCATGGGGCGCGCCCTGGGTACGGGCGGTGGGCGCGGCGGTCGTCGCGTCGGCGGACCGATGCAGTTCGACGCTCCTTATGGCAACTCGCTGGTGGGCGCCTACGCGATGGTGGCCCAGCGCCATATGTACGAGTTCGGCACCACCTCGGAGCAGCTGGCGGAGATCGCCGTCGGCGTCCGCGAGTACGCGGGCCTCAATCCGAACGCGCTCTACCGCGATCCGATCGGCGTCGAGGATGTGCTCGGTTCGCGCATGATCGCCGACCCGCTTCACAAGCTCGACTGCTGCGTGGTGTCGGACGGGGGCGGTGCGTTGATCCTGACCACCGAAGAACGCGCCCGTGATCTGCGCCAACCCGCCGTGTCGGTGCTCGGCGCCGCTGGCGGGATGACCCACTGGAACATCCACCAGATGGGCGACTTCACCCGCTCCGCCGCCGCGCGCTGCGCGCCCGAAGCCTTCGACCAGGCGGGGCTCACGCCGGCGGACGTCGACGTGCTCCAGTTCTACGACAGCTTCACCATCACGGTCCTGATGCTGCTCGAGGACGCGGGATTCTGCGCGAAGGGGGAGGGTGGCCCCTACGTCGCCGAGGGGTTCCTGCGGCGTGGCGGTCGCCATCCCTTGAACACCGACGGTGGCGGGCTCTCGAGCTGTCACCCGGGCATGCGCGGGGTCTTCTTGCTGATCGAGTCGGTGCGACAGCTGCGCGGACAGGCGGGCGAGGCCCAGGTGCCCGACTGCGACGTCGCGCTCGCGATCGGGTCGGGTGGCTGGCTGTCGGCGATCGGGGCGGTGCTGCTCGGACGCGGAGGGAACGCTTGATGGAAGTCGTGAAGGGCGTCGACTGGCAGAAGCCTCTGCCCGAGCCCGATCCGCTCTACAGCGTCTTCTGGGAGGCGGCCGGCGAGGGACGGCTGCTCTACCAGCTGTGTCCGAACTGCGGTCATCGCCAGTTCTACCCCCGTCCCCTGTGTCTCGCCTGCGGCGCCGACCCGGAGTGGGCCGAGGCGTCGGGCGTCGGCGAGGTCTACACCTACACCGTGGTACGACAGTTCGGCGCGCCGCCCTTCAAGGACGAGCTGCCCTACGTCGTTGCGATGATCGCGCTCCCGGAAGGGGTGCAGATGCTCGGGAGCATCACCGATTGCGATGTCGACGCCGTGCGGATCGGCCTGCCGGTCGAGGCTTACGCGATCGCCGCCGGTGACGGGATCGGCATTCCGTTTTGGCGCCTGCGCTAGGCCGACGCCTCAGCGCGCGGGCGCGCCCTGGGCGTTCAAGAGACCGAGCAGCTCCGAGAGGAACTCGGTCTGGCGCAGCACTCCTTCCCCCGAGAAGGGGTCGATGCCGAGCAACTCGCGGTGGAGCGGCGCCATCGTCGCGTAGCCCAGGATCAGCGAGTGGAAGCCGGTCACCACCCAGGGCAGGAGTGCCGGGTTCTTCTGAACGATCGCGTTCTTCTCGTGGGAGAGGAGCCGCGCCCGTTCGAAGAAGGGTCGGTACCAGCGGGCCAGCAAGAGCTCGAGCTGTTCGCCGCCGGCGAGCGTCGCGTACTGCAGGATCCGCGCGAGGTGCGGGTTGCGCGCGTGGAAGGCGACCTCGCGGGCAAGGCTGGCTTCGAGGTCGGGCTGCTCGACCGCGTCGTCGAGCAGCGCGAGGAACGGATCGAGGAGTCGCTCGAGCACGGCCTCGTAGAGCGCCCACTTGCTCGCGAAGTGGTTGTAGATGCCCTGAGGTCGGATCCCGACCCGATCCGCGATCTCGCCCAGGGAAGCGGCGTCGTAGCCCCGCTCGGCGAAGGCAGCTTCGGCCGCGTCGAGGATCCGCTCGGAGGTTCGCTTTCGCACCCGGTCAGGCTACCCGGACGGCCCGGAAGTTACCAGTTGACAACCATTCACAAAATCTCCTATTCAACTGGTTCCTCTAATTTTTTCGGCACCTCCAACCGCGGGAGCCCGCGCATGCCCGAAGCCGCTTCGAACCCGCTCCGCAGCGGTCCCGCCACGGCCCTGCCGGCCGCCGCCGTGCCGTCCTGGGATGCCACGGACGATGTCCTGATCGTGGGGCTCGGTGCCGCTGGCGCGTGCGCCGCCATCGAGGCGGGTCGGGCGGGCGCCCGGGTGCGGGTGCTCGAGCGCGCGGGCGGGGGCGGAGGCACCACCGCCGCCTCGGACGGGATGATGTACTTCGGCGGGGGAACCTCCCTGCAGCGCGCCTGCGGCTTCGAGGACAGCGTCGACGCGATGGTCGACTACCTGATGGCCTCGTGCGGTCCCGAGCCCGACGAAGCGCGCATCCGCGCCTACTGCGAGGCGAGCGTGGAGCACGTCGATTGGCTGGTGGAGCTCGGCGTCCCCTTCAAGGCCGAGTTCTACCCCCTGCGCATGCTGTCGCCCGGCGAGGAAGGCCTGACCTACTCGGGCAACGAGCTCGTCCATCCGTTTCGCGACCTGGCGAAACCCGCGCCGCGCGCCCACATGCCGCAGAAGGAAGGACAGGCCGGTGCCTTCCTGATGCAGACGCTGATGGCGGCCGCCGAGTCTTCTGGTGCGACGATCGAGGCGAACACTCTGTGCGAACGTCTCATCGTCGACGAAGCCGGCCGGGTCGTCGGCGTGCACGCCATCGTCGCGGGTGAGCCCCGCCACTACCGCGCCGAACGCGGCGTGGTGCTGTGCGCGGGCGGCTTCATCAACAACAAGGACATGATCCGCCAGTACGCACCGGCGCTGCGCAAGGCACGGTTCCGCGCCAGCACCGAGGGCGACGACGGGCGCGGCATCCGCATGGGTATGGGCGCTGGCGGCGCCGCCATCCGCATGCACATGGGTTCGGTAACGCTGCCCTTCTACCCGCCAAAGCAGCTCATGCAGGGCATCTTCGTCAACAAGTACGGGCAGCGCTTCATGCCCGAGGACGTCTATCAGGGGCGAGCCGGCGAGGTTGCCCTGCTTCAGCAGGGCGGCGAGGTCTGGCTGATCCTCGACGACGAGAGCTTCGAGCGCCCCGTTTTCGCCGGCGGTGAGATCCACGCCGCCGAGACCGTGGAAGAACTCGAGACGGAACTCGGCTTCGCCGCCGGGACTCTCCAGTCCACCGTCGCGCTCTACAACGAGAACGCGGCGCGGGGCGAGGATCCCGTCTTCCACAAGTCAACCGAGTACGTGAAGCCGCTGGCAACGCCGCCCTTCGGCGCGATCGATCTCTCCTGGGACAAGGCGATCTACGCCGCCTTCACCCTCGGTGGGCTCTCCACCGACACGGAGGCGCGCGTGCTCGACGCCGACGGCGCGCCGATCGCCGGACTGTGGGCCGCCGGTCGGACCGCCGCTTCGATCTCTTCGCCCGGGTACAGCAGCGGGACGTCGATCGGAGAAGCGCAGATCTTCGGTCGCATCGCAGGGCGCGGCGCCGCAGCCGCATGAACGGGCGGGGCCGCCCGTCCCGCCTCACAGGAGTCGACATCGATGGTCCAGTACCACCCCTTCATGGACGAGGTCCGCTTCGGCGACCCCTATCCGGTCTACGAGCGCATCCGCGCCGAAGAGCCCATCTACTATGTCGAGGAGTACGACTGTTGGTTCTTGTCGCGTTTCGAGGACATCTGGCGCGCCGGTCCCGACTTCAAGCACTTCACGGCCACTGAAGGGACCACACCGCTGCATCTGTTGACGAAGGACACGCCACTGAACTTGTCCTTCGCGAGCATGGACCCGCCCCAGCACTCGAAGTACCGCGCCCAGGTCGCGTCGCTCTTCAAGCCGGGAGCGGTGAAGCGCGTGGAGTCGGACTTGCGCCCGATCGTCACCGAGCTCGTCGACGCGATCGTCGAGCGTGGCCGCTGCGATTTCGTGCAGGACCTGGCTGCCCAGGTATCGGTGCGGGGCGCGCTCTCGACGATCGGTCTGCCGCTCGAGCTCGCCGACCAGGCGCTCGGTTGGGTGAACGGGATCTTCTTCCGCCGCGACGATCACTGGGGCTCCACCGAGAAGAGTGACGAGGCCGGCAAGGAGATGTTCTTCACGATCCTCGACCACGTGAAGGCGCTGCGGAAGAACCCGGGCCAGGCGAAGGGCGTCCTGGAGCTCGTGATGAACACCGACGTCGATGGCGACAAGATGGACGACTTCCGTCTCGCTTCGCTGGCGAGCGTGATTCTCATCGGGGGCACCGACACGCTGCCGAAGGCGCTCGCGGCGACGCTCTACCGGCTCTGGCAGCACCCCGACCA
This genomic interval from Myxococcota bacterium contains the following:
- a CDS encoding LLM class F420-dependent oxidoreductase; translation: MHTGIMIFPTDYAIPLPELALEAENRGLESLWVAEHSHIPTSRKSPWPGGAELPKMYYDSLDPFVALSAAAAVTQRIKLATGICLVIQRDPIHTAKEVASLDVISQGRFLFGIGAGWNEEEMNNHGTPFEGRFGLMRERIEAMQAIWTGEEAEYHGKRVDFDPIFMWPKPVQKPHPPIHVGGAFPGGAKRAARYGNGWIPIGGRDDELVTQIPEYRKLAEEAGRGPGEVSIYGAAVDDWSRYQDAGANRVVLGLPPAPRDKILPILDHYANSIG
- a CDS encoding acetyl-CoA acetyltransferase — encoded protein: MAARDPVIVGVGLSDYPKAPDLSAVGHHAQALQRALADCGLEKSAIDGFLSTGGMAPGDDPVTLAETLGIEHRFIDGTMVGGSSFEFHVQHAVAALRAGLCETAAITYGSDYLSRMGRALGTGGGRGGRRVGGPMQFDAPYGNSLVGAYAMVAQRHMYEFGTTSEQLAEIAVGVREYAGLNPNALYRDPIGVEDVLGSRMIADPLHKLDCCVVSDGGGALILTTEERARDLRQPAVSVLGAAGGMTHWNIHQMGDFTRSAAARCAPEAFDQAGLTPADVDVLQFYDSFTITVLMLLEDAGFCAKGEGGPYVAEGFLRRGGRHPLNTDGGGLSSCHPGMRGVFLLIESVRQLRGQAGEAQVPDCDVALAIGSGGWLSAIGAVLLGRGGNA
- a CDS encoding Zn-ribbon domain-containing OB-fold protein — protein: MEVVKGVDWQKPLPEPDPLYSVFWEAAGEGRLLYQLCPNCGHRQFYPRPLCLACGADPEWAEASGVGEVYTYTVVRQFGAPPFKDELPYVVAMIALPEGVQMLGSITDCDVDAVRIGLPVEAYAIAAGDGIGIPFWRLR
- a CDS encoding TetR/AcrR family transcriptional regulator, with product MRKRTSERILDAAEAAFAERGYDAASLGEIADRVGIRPQGIYNHFASKWALYEAVLERLLDPFLALLDDAVEQPDLEASLAREVAFHARNPHLARILQYATLAGGEQLELLLARWYRPFFERARLLSHEKNAIVQKNPALLPWVVTGFHSLILGYATMAPLHRELLGIDPFSGEGVLRQTEFLSELLGLLNAQGAPAR
- a CDS encoding FAD-dependent oxidoreductase is translated as MPEAASNPLRSGPATALPAAAVPSWDATDDVLIVGLGAAGACAAIEAGRAGARVRVLERAGGGGGTTAASDGMMYFGGGTSLQRACGFEDSVDAMVDYLMASCGPEPDEARIRAYCEASVEHVDWLVELGVPFKAEFYPLRMLSPGEEGLTYSGNELVHPFRDLAKPAPRAHMPQKEGQAGAFLMQTLMAAAESSGATIEANTLCERLIVDEAGRVVGVHAIVAGEPRHYRAERGVVLCAGGFINNKDMIRQYAPALRKARFRASTEGDDGRGIRMGMGAGGAAIRMHMGSVTLPFYPPKQLMQGIFVNKYGQRFMPEDVYQGRAGEVALLQQGGEVWLILDDESFERPVFAGGEIHAAETVEELETELGFAAGTLQSTVALYNENAARGEDPVFHKSTEYVKPLATPPFGAIDLSWDKAIYAAFTLGGLSTDTEARVLDADGAPIAGLWAAGRTAASISSPGYSSGTSIGEAQIFGRIAGRGAAAA
- a CDS encoding cytochrome P450 is translated as MVQYHPFMDEVRFGDPYPVYERIRAEEPIYYVEEYDCWFLSRFEDIWRAGPDFKHFTATEGTTPLHLLTKDTPLNLSFASMDPPQHSKYRAQVASLFKPGAVKRVESDLRPIVTELVDAIVERGRCDFVQDLAAQVSVRGALSTIGLPLELADQALGWVNGIFFRRDDHWGSTEKSDEAGKEMFFTILDHVKALRKNPGQAKGVLELVMNTDVDGDKMDDFRLASLASVILIGGTDTLPKALAATLYRLWQHPDQRAQLAGDLSLAQDAFLEGLRLDTPTQHLGRTVTAEVEFGGHVFKPGQKCMFMWASANRDEAEFEAPTEYRMLRRPPRMLAFGHGVHMCLGKHVALMEARITLEEVMRRLPEYEIDEAGAVRNRTEFVQGWLELPATF